A section of the Spirosoma pollinicola genome encodes:
- a CDS encoding Crp/Fnr family transcriptional regulator, protein MNDSLHQAARQLRQHIHQFVALSDEEWLGLEPHLSIVHLKKNQFMATQGVVASQIGFILEGVFRQYYTKDGEERTTYFFFDQQLVAAYMSCITARPSPVNIEALSDTTCLVFPYAVLKSLFSQYAGWQEFGRLFAEYIMVALEERMAGLLMLSPEERYLALLEGDQRHLLQRVPQHYIATYLGITPVSMSRIRNRIIPK, encoded by the coding sequence ATGAACGATTCGCTCCACCAGGCAGCCCGACAACTGCGGCAGCACATTCACCAGTTTGTGGCGTTGTCGGATGAGGAATGGCTTGGCCTGGAGCCACACCTGTCGATCGTCCATCTGAAAAAAAACCAATTCATGGCTACGCAGGGGGTTGTTGCCAGTCAGATAGGCTTTATCCTGGAGGGCGTATTCCGGCAGTATTATACCAAAGACGGCGAAGAACGCACCACCTATTTCTTCTTCGACCAGCAGTTGGTAGCGGCTTACATGAGCTGCATCACCGCCCGGCCATCGCCGGTTAATATAGAAGCCCTCAGTGACACGACGTGTCTGGTCTTTCCTTACGCCGTCCTCAAATCACTGTTCAGTCAATATGCGGGCTGGCAGGAATTTGGCCGATTGTTTGCCGAATATATAATGGTGGCTTTGGAAGAGCGAATGGCGGGCCTGTTGATGCTCAGCCCCGAAGAACGCTATCTGGCCCTGCTGGAAGGCGATCAGCGGCACCTCCTCCAACGAGTACCCCAGCACTACATTGCCACCTACCTGGGCATTACCCCCGTCAGCATGAGTCGAATTCGTAACCGAATCATCCCTAAATAA
- a CDS encoding helix-turn-helix transcriptional regulator, whose protein sequence is MAEALSLSPRILQRQLRQDGYSYQQLLDEVRRELAERHLREGILSIKDIALRLGFAEPSVFIRAFRRWTGQTPGMFRRGS, encoded by the coding sequence GTGGCCGAAGCCCTGAGCCTTAGCCCCCGCATCCTCCAGCGGCAACTGCGTCAGGATGGGTACAGCTACCAGCAACTGCTCGATGAGGTACGCCGTGAGCTGGCTGAACGCCACCTGCGCGAGGGTATTCTCAGCATCAAAGACATCGCGTTACGGCTGGGTTTCGCCGAACCGAGTGTGTTTATCCGGGCATTTCGGCGCTGGACCGGCCAAACGCCCGGTATGTTTCGCCGGGGGTCGTAG
- a CDS encoding aspartate/glutamate racemase family protein, which produces MKTLGLIGGVSWYATSVYYKTLNQRTNERLGSAHSSKLLLFSVDFEEFSLLQQVGDWDAVETMLSGIAIQLEQAGADCIVMCANTVHLVADAIRQKINIPLLHSAEETARAIASQKMNKVALLGTKFTMEHPFFKDRLSQLGIETIIPDEADKEYIHASIFNELTKGVFKDETKNKYIAIIDKLKSHGAEGVVFGSAEFSLLLTQTDCSIPIFDTIAIHSEAAVDFALS; this is translated from the coding sequence ATGAAGACATTAGGACTAATTGGTGGGGTTAGCTGGTATGCTACATCCGTTTATTATAAGACGCTCAATCAACGCACCAATGAACGACTTGGCAGCGCTCATTCGTCTAAACTTCTTCTCTTTTCGGTGGATTTTGAAGAGTTCAGCTTACTACAACAGGTAGGCGACTGGGATGCCGTTGAAACGATGTTATCAGGCATTGCGATACAACTTGAGCAGGCAGGAGCAGACTGCATTGTGATGTGTGCCAACACCGTTCACCTGGTTGCTGACGCAATTCGGCAAAAAATAAACATTCCGTTGCTGCATAGTGCCGAGGAAACAGCCAGGGCAATCGCCAGCCAAAAAATGAATAAGGTTGCGCTTCTTGGCACAAAATTTACCATGGAACACCCGTTCTTTAAAGATCGTCTTTCCCAGTTGGGCATTGAGACGATTATTCCCGACGAAGCGGATAAGGAGTATATTCATGCATCTATATTTAATGAGTTGACAAAAGGAGTTTTTAAAGACGAAACAAAAAATAAATACATTGCCATTATTGATAAATTAAAGAGTCACGGCGCAGAGGGCGTTGTATTTGGCAGCGCTGAGTTTTCACTATTGCTTACTCAAACGGATTGCAGTATTCCAATTTTTGACACGATCGCCATTCATTCCGAGGCCGCGGTTGACTTTGCCTTATCTTAA
- the paoA gene encoding aldehyde dehydrogenase iron-sulfur subunit PaoA, whose protein sequence is MEESNESMITRREMIAGTTAAVAAIALLNVTGTQAAPHTIPLSLAKVSFTVNGKSHNLEMDTRTTLLDALREHLHFTGTKKGCDHGQCGACTVLVNNQRINSCLSLALQHQGDAITTIEGLGTPDKLHPMQAAFIKHDGYQCGYCTPGQICSAIGVLNEIKAGIPSHVSASLLEKPQATNLELRERMSGNICRCGAYSNIAEAMHEVAEKQA, encoded by the coding sequence ATGGAAGAGTCAAACGAGTCGATGATTACCCGGCGCGAAATGATTGCGGGAACGACGGCTGCCGTTGCCGCCATTGCCCTGTTGAACGTGACGGGCACCCAGGCCGCTCCCCATACCATTCCACTCTCACTGGCAAAGGTGTCGTTTACGGTGAACGGTAAATCCCACAACCTGGAAATGGACACCCGGACGACCCTGCTCGATGCCCTGCGGGAACACCTCCACTTTACGGGTACCAAAAAAGGCTGCGATCACGGGCAGTGTGGCGCGTGTACGGTACTGGTTAATAACCAGCGGATCAATTCCTGCCTGTCGCTGGCCCTTCAGCATCAGGGCGACGCCATTACCACCATCGAGGGCTTGGGAACACCCGACAAGCTACATCCCATGCAGGCGGCCTTCATCAAGCACGACGGCTACCAGTGCGGGTATTGCACGCCGGGGCAGATTTGCTCGGCCATTGGGGTGCTCAACGAAATCAAGGCGGGCATACCCAGCCACGTCAGTGCCAGTCTGCTGGAGAAACCACAGGCTACCAACCTGGAACTGCGCGAACGGATGAGTGGCAATATCTGCCGTTGTGGGGCTTACTCCAATATTGCCGAAGCGATGCATGAAGTGGCCGAAAAGCAAGCGTAA
- a CDS encoding FAD binding domain-containing protein, translating into MKTFTYERVSTPAEAAAAAARTPGSKFLAGGTNLLDLMKLEIETPVHVIDIGKIGLNKIESTPAGGLRIGALVSNTDLAAHPLVRRDYGLLSRALLAGASGQLRNKATTAGNLLQRTRCPYFYDTNQLCNKRVPGSGCAAIAGFSRQLGIIGTSASCIATYPGDMAVAMRALDATIETVKANGAKRTFSLDQLYRLPGQTPHLETTLEKNELITAVLLPPPVGGVQIYHKVRDRSSYAFALVSVAAIVQKNGTGHVAVGGISPRPWRVEKAESLLPSGAKAFTTQLLTGARPTKENEYKLALVERTLTAVLNEANH; encoded by the coding sequence ATGAAAACTTTCACGTACGAGCGGGTGAGCACACCCGCCGAAGCCGCGGCAGCCGCGGCCCGAACACCAGGGTCTAAATTCCTGGCCGGAGGCACCAACCTGCTCGATCTGATGAAACTGGAAATCGAAACTCCTGTACATGTCATCGATATTGGCAAAATTGGCCTGAACAAAATAGAATCGACCCCGGCTGGCGGGCTACGCATTGGCGCGCTGGTCAGCAACACCGATCTGGCAGCTCACCCCCTCGTGCGACGGGATTACGGTCTTTTGTCGCGGGCGCTGCTGGCGGGTGCGTCGGGGCAGTTGCGCAACAAGGCGACCACCGCCGGTAATCTGCTGCAACGCACCCGCTGCCCGTATTTTTACGATACCAACCAGCTTTGCAACAAACGGGTGCCCGGCAGCGGGTGCGCGGCCATTGCCGGATTTAGTCGCCAGTTGGGGATCATCGGTACCAGTGCTTCGTGCATCGCCACCTACCCGGGTGATATGGCCGTGGCCATGCGTGCCCTGGATGCGACGATAGAAACGGTAAAGGCCAACGGGGCCAAACGCACCTTTTCGCTGGACCAGCTTTACCGCCTGCCGGGTCAGACGCCACACCTGGAAACGACACTGGAGAAGAACGAACTGATTACGGCGGTACTGCTGCCGCCACCCGTGGGAGGAGTGCAGATCTACCACAAAGTGCGCGACCGCAGTTCCTACGCTTTCGCGCTGGTTTCAGTGGCGGCAATTGTACAGAAAAATGGTACGGGTCATGTGGCCGTTGGGGGGATATCTCCCCGGCCCTGGCGGGTTGAAAAGGCCGAATCGCTGCTACCATCCGGGGCGAAGGCGTTTACCACCCAACTCTTGACAGGAGCCCGACCCACGAAGGAAAACGAGTATAAGCTAGCTCTGGTCGAACGTACCCTGACGGCCGTTTTAAACGAAGCCAACCACTGA
- a CDS encoding DUF4260 domain-containing protein, with protein sequence MKTLITIEEVAQLALSIFLFAKLPFVWWVYPALLLLPDVSMLGYLINAKVGAFSYNLFHHKAVAIAVGVAGVVLQNNELTLAGILLFGHSAMDRMIGAGLKYTTGFAHTHLSEAAAQTKPTTELTVA encoded by the coding sequence ATGAAAACGCTCATCACCATTGAAGAAGTCGCTCAGTTGGCTCTTTCGATCTTTTTGTTTGCTAAACTGCCCTTCGTCTGGTGGGTATACCCGGCTTTGCTGCTGCTCCCCGATGTGAGTATGCTGGGGTATCTGATAAATGCTAAAGTGGGTGCATTTAGCTACAACTTGTTCCACCACAAGGCAGTGGCCATTGCGGTTGGCGTGGCTGGGGTAGTGCTGCAAAACAATGAGTTGACGTTGGCGGGCATACTGCTTTTTGGCCACTCCGCCATGGATAGAATGATAGGAGCCGGATTGAAATACACGACCGGTTTTGCCCATACGCACCTGAGTGAGGCAGCCGCTCAGACGAAGCCAACTACTGAATTAACGGTTGCCTGA